In Galactobacillus timonensis, the genomic window GCGTATCCGTTCAGGATGAGCTGAACAAGGTTGCTGAGGCCATTAACGAGGAGCAGGCTGAAAAGGCTGCTGCTGATGCGGCAATTGAGGAAGCTAAGAAGAAGGCTGCTTCTGCTGCTGCAAAGAAGAAGTGAGGAGGAGCTGAAAAATGGCAAAGTTTGATGTATACAGCCAGGACGCCAAGGTCGTCAGTTCGGTTGAACTGAGCGACTCCGTCTTCGGTATTGAGCCGAACCAGCAGGCGATGTATGACGCAGCTCTGTGCTATCTGGCAGGACTTCGTCAGGGCACGCACAGCACCAAGACGCGTCACTTCGTTTCCGGCACCGGCAAGAAGCCGTTCAAGCAGAAGGGAACCGGCCGCGCCCGTCAGGGTTCGACCCGTGCAACCCAGTGGAGACACGGTGCAATCGCCTTCGGACCGCATCCGCGTGACTACGGCTTCAAGATGAACCGCAAGGTTCGTCGCCTGGCTCTGCGCTCTGCGCTCAGCGAGAAGGCTCAGAACAACAGCCTGACGGTTGTTGAAAACCTCAGCTTCGATGAGGCCAAGACAAAGAAGGCCGTTGCAAT contains:
- the rplD gene encoding 50S ribosomal protein L4 → MAKFDVYSQDAKVVSSVELSDSVFGIEPNQQAMYDAALCYLAGLRQGTHSTKTRHFVSGTGKKPFKQKGTGRARQGSTRATQWRHGAIAFGPHPRDYGFKMNRKVRRLALRSALSEKAQNNSLTVVENLSFDEAKTKKAVAMLKAFNFDRKTLLVADASEDYDNAFTAFRNIPNALVIDVNGLNTYDVMNADRLIFTQKAAETAGEVLA